In one window of Carcharodon carcharias isolate sCarCar2 chromosome 14, sCarCar2.pri, whole genome shotgun sequence DNA:
- the LOC121286729 gene encoding protein snail homolog Sna-like, whose protein sequence is MPRSFLIKKHFSTTKKPNYSELDSQTVIISPFLYEKYPIPVIPQPEILSSGAYYPAIVWDTGLISSLCSAEIETNLAGTKSEPPSADNSKRRKPHDLASLSSEEEDGKTSDPPSPDSSATEAEKFQCNHCSKSYSTFAGLSKHKQLHCEPQSRKSFNCKYCEKEYVSLGALKMHIRSHTLPCVCKICGKAFSRPWLLQGHIRTHTGEKPFSCPHCNRAFADRSNLRAHLQTHSDVKKYQCKNCSKTFSRMSLLHKHEETGCCAAR, encoded by the exons aTGCCCAGGTCTTTCCTTATTAAGAAGCATTTCTCAACCACCAAAAAACCAAACTACAGCGAACTGGACAGCCAGACAG TGAttatctctccatttctctatGAGAAGTACCCGATCCCAGTCATCCCGCAGCCTGAAATCCTCAGTTCCGGAGCTTATTACCCCGCCATCGTGTGGGACACGGGGTTGATCTCAAGCCTCTGCTCTGCTGAAATAGAAACGAACCTGGCCGGTACGAAAAGCGAGCCCCCTTCGGCGGACAACTCCAAGCGGCGCAAACCTCACGACCTAGCATCCCTATCGAGCGAGGAAGAGGACGGGAAGACATCAGACCCTCCCAGTCCAGACTCTTCGGCAACAGAAGCGGAGAAATTTCAGTGTAATCACTGTAGCAAGTCCTATTCGACGTTTGCCGGACTCTCCAAACACAAGCAGCTACACTGCGAGCCCCAGAGCAGGAAATCCTTTAACTGCAAGTACTGTGAGAAGGAGTACGTCAGTTTGGGAGCCCTGAAGATGCATATCAGGAGCCACACGCTGCCCTGCGTCTGCAAAATCTGTGGCAAAGCTTTCTCCAGACCCTGGCTGCTCCAAGGACACATCCGCACGCACACTG GAGAGAAACCCTTTTCCTGCCCTCATTGCAACCGAGCATTTGCAGATCGATCCAACCTCAGAGCCCACCTGCAGACTCACTCAGATGTCAAAAAATACCAGTGCAAAAATTGCTCCAAGACTTTCTCCAGAATGTCTCTTCTTCATAAACATGAAGAAACAGGATGCTGTGCAGCTCGCTGA